The following proteins are co-located in the Verrucomicrobiota bacterium genome:
- a CDS encoding DUF1080 domain-containing protein translates to MMKQFAMGSLICAITVTLVAEEGFHAFQNYGYNENPLIPGSTWKIHDNARPTPPRVSPSPYVKQEGNRAPSDAEILFDGTSLDRFWTNEWSVKEGHIVAGTGSLVSSKSYGDFQMHLEFRSPDPAVVDRPGKMGNSGIYIMGRYELQIFDSYSCKNYADGSCGAIYGQTPPLVNASRPPGEWQTFDIYFNAPVFEGDELVSPARITVLHNGVFVHVNTEIIAPTGHNKPKAYTPHEPRRPFFLQGSKCPVEFRNIWIRDLGKKE, encoded by the coding sequence ATGATGAAGCAGTTCGCGATGGGTTCATTGATTTGTGCGATTACAGTGACCCTTGTTGCCGAAGAGGGCTTCCACGCGTTTCAAAACTATGGCTATAACGAGAATCCGTTGATCCCAGGGTCGACTTGGAAAATTCATGACAACGCGCGTCCGACGCCACCACGAGTCTCGCCAAGTCCTTATGTGAAGCAGGAAGGGAATCGGGCACCGTCCGACGCAGAGATTCTTTTTGATGGAACGTCCCTCGACAGATTTTGGACGAATGAATGGTCGGTGAAGGAGGGTCACATCGTTGCCGGGACGGGAAGCTTAGTCTCATCGAAATCTTATGGCGATTTTCAGATGCACCTCGAGTTTCGCAGTCCCGATCCCGCCGTTGTGGATCGTCCCGGAAAGATGGGGAATAGTGGAATCTACATCATGGGGCGTTACGAGCTACAGATATTTGATTCCTATTCCTGTAAAAACTATGCGGATGGCTCCTGTGGAGCGATATATGGGCAGACTCCTCCATTGGTAAATGCATCCCGTCCGCCTGGAGAGTGGCAGACCTTCGATATCTACTTTAACGCCCCGGTATTTGAGGGCGACGAGTTGGTCTCGCCTGCACGGATTACGGTCTTACACAATGGCGTCTTTGTCCATGTGAATACTGAGATCATCGCGCCGACTGGGCATAACAAACCGAAGGCGTATACTCCGCATGAACCCCGTAGACCATTTTTCCTCCAAGGGAGTAAGTGTCCGGTAGAGTTTCGTAACATTTGGATTAGGGATCTTGGGAAAAAGGAGTGA